A single region of the Deltaproteobacteria bacterium genome encodes:
- a CDS encoding methyltransferase domain-containing protein: protein MAFEVMVDPATLRAQVKEKYREVAMNPRGSFHFHTGRPLAARLGYDESVIASFPESAVESFAGVANPFSLRSLSEGERVVDLGSGGGFDCFVASMQVGPKGHVVGVDMTREMLLKARGAAAEMGLNHVEFREGLMEDLPVGDGWADVVISNGVINLCADKKRIFSEIGRVLRPGGRIQFADIAHGKPVPDEAIRNIDLWTG from the coding sequence ATGGCTTTCGAGGTGATGGTGGATCCCGCGACATTGCGCGCCCAGGTGAAGGAGAAGTACCGCGAGGTGGCCATGAATCCTCGCGGCAGTTTTCACTTCCACACGGGGCGGCCGCTCGCAGCCCGGTTGGGGTACGACGAAAGCGTCATCGCATCGTTCCCGGAGTCGGCGGTTGAGTCGTTCGCCGGGGTGGCGAATCCCTTTTCCCTGCGCTCCCTGTCGGAAGGGGAGCGGGTGGTCGATCTGGGATCGGGGGGAGGATTCGACTGTTTCGTGGCTTCCATGCAGGTCGGCCCCAAAGGACATGTCGTCGGTGTGGACATGACGCGGGAGATGCTCCTCAAGGCCCGTGGGGCAGCGGCGGAGATGGGTCTGAACCATGTGGAGTTTCGGGAAGGGTTGATGGAGGATCTTCCCGTCGGGGATGGATGGGCGGATGTGGTGATCAGCAACGGCGTGATCAATCTCTGCGCCGATAAGAAACGGATATTCTCGGAGATCGGTCGGGTGCTCCGGCCCGGGGGGAGGATACAGTTCGCCGACATCGCACACGGCAAACCGGTCCCGGACGAGGCGATCCGCAACATCGACCTCTGGACGGGTTGA
- a CDS encoding sigma-70 family RNA polymerase sigma factor produces MRREQEIALVKKAKEGDTAAFGEIVHRYQNLVYATAFRILKDTALAEDVAQEAFVTAFRSLRDLRTESSFPPWLRKIARNLALASHKEQRHFGALEEAGILQSPPADADGRRRQEREKKKGGDMMAKKMNCGCGCVPPGKTAKQKVKTGKTKTTKKRK; encoded by the coding sequence ATGCGGCGGGAACAGGAAATCGCCCTCGTCAAGAAAGCGAAGGAGGGCGACACCGCGGCCTTCGGTGAGATCGTCCACCGGTATCAGAACCTCGTGTACGCCACGGCGTTCCGGATTCTGAAAGATACGGCGCTTGCGGAGGACGTCGCCCAGGAGGCGTTTGTAACCGCGTTCCGGTCCCTGCGGGATCTTCGAACGGAGAGCTCCTTCCCTCCCTGGCTGCGGAAGATCGCGAGGAACCTCGCCCTGGCATCGCACAAGGAACAGCGCCACTTCGGGGCGCTTGAAGAGGCGGGAATCCTTCAATCCCCCCCGGCGGATGCCGACGGTCGGAGGCGGCAAGAAAGAGAAAAGAAGAAAGGAGGTGACATGATGGCCAAGAAGATGAACTGCGGCTGCGGTTGCGTTCCGCCGGGGAAGACGGCGAAACAGAAGGTCAAGACCGGGAAAACGAAAACAACCAAGAAGCGAAAGTAG